The DNA sequence AGTTAAACGCTACAAGGATTGTAAAATTAAAAGTCTCAAGATATATGGTACCTGAACTGTAACAGTACTTGAAAAAACATGAGATAATATAAAAAAGTACTTGCAATCGGTTTTTAGATGTGCTATCCTAGTATGGCTGTGACATTGATAGCTATGAAACATAGGTTGCCGTTTAACGGGTTTTATGTGGAGCGAAGGTCATGTTGCAAAAACTGGCGACAAGTCACTGTACAAACAGCATCTCATATTGAGTAATTCCGTGGGTTTATATTTATGATACGCACGGAAGAGTGTACAGTCACCGCTTGTCAATTTCTTTTATAAGATTGAAAAGGAGGCGGCTTTTTTTATGGCAAATCAGGTAATGAGAATCACATTAAAAGCTTATGATCACCAATTAGTTGACAGCTGTGCTGCAAGAATTGTTGATACTGTAAAGAAGACAGGAGCAGCTGTTTCAGGACCTGTTCCACTACCAACAAAGAAGGAAGTGGTTACTATCCTTAGAGCTGTACATAAGTACAAAGACTCTCGTGAGCAGTTCGAGCAGAGAACACACAAGAGACTGATTGATGTCATTGCACCATCACAGAAGACTGTTGATGCACTTTCCAGATTGGAAATGCCGGCAGGTGTGAACATAGACATCAAAATGAAGAGTAGATAATCCGCTAATTGGCGTTAATCCTGCTCTAGGATGAGCACATAGTGCTCCGCTGTAGAATAAACCAGGAGGTATATTAATGAAGAAGGCAATACTTGCTAGAAAAGTTGGTATGACACAGATTTTCGATGAGAATGGCGTGTTAATACCTGTAACAGTTCTTCTTGCAGGACCATGTGTTGTCACACAGGTTAAGACAGAAGAAAATGATGGATATAATTCGGTGCAGGTTGCATATGGACAGATCCGTACAAAGCTTGTAAACAAGGCTAAGTCAGGTCACCTTGCAAAGGCAGGAGTTGAGAAGACTGTAGTTGAGAAGGGCGATAAGAAGAGAGAAGTTTTCACAGCAGGAAGATTTATCAGAGAGTTCAAGTTTGAGAACGCTGCTGAATATGAATTAAAGAGTGAAATCAAGGCTGATATATTTGCAGCAGGAGATAAGGTTGATGCAACGGCTATCTCAAAGGGTAAAGGATTCCAAGGTGCTATTAAGCGTCATGGACAGTCTAGAGGACCTATGAGTCACGGTTCTAAGTTCCACCGTCATCAGGGTTCAAATGGTTCATCTTCAGATCCAAGCCATGTATTTAAGGGCAAAGGAATGCCTGGACATATGGGTGCAAAGAAGGTAACTACACAGAATCTTGAAATTGTAAGAGTTGATGCAGATAAGAACCTTATCCTTGTAAAGGGTTCAATGCCGGGTTCAAAGAAAGCTTTAATAACATTAAAAGAGACTGTTAAGAAGAAATAACTAACAGAAAGGAGGAACACAAATGGCTAATATATCAGTATTTAATATTGAAGGAAAAGAAGTAGGTAGTATAGAATTAAATGATGCTGTGTTCGGAGTTAATGTTAACGAGCATTTAGTTCATATGGCGGTTGTTGCACAGTTGGCAAACAAGCGTCAGGGAACACAAAAGGCAAAGACTCGCTCTGAAGTTAGTGGTGGTGGAAGAAAGCCTTGGAAGCAAAAAGGTACAGGACATGCGCGTCAGGGTTCAACAAGATCACCTCAATGGAAGGGTGGCGGTGTTGTGTTTGCACCTACTCCAAGAGATTATACGATCAATTTAAATAAAAAAGAGAAGAGAATTGCTCTTAAGAGTGCTCTTACAAGTAGAGTTCTTGAGAACAAGTTTATCGTTGTTGATGATTTCGCAATGTCAGAAATCAAGACAAAGAAGATGCAGCAGACTTTGAATAACTTAAATGTTAAGAAAGCACTTGTTGTATGTGCTGAGAATGAGAAGAACACTGTACTTTCTGTAAGAAATATATATGGTGTTAAGGCTGCTTCACCTAAGAGTATCAATGTATATGATATCTTAAAGTACAATACAGTAGTTGCTTCAAAGGACGCTGTTAAGACTATAGAGGAGGTATATGCGTAATGGCAAATATTCAATATTATGATGTAATACTTAAGCCGGTTATTACAGAGAAGAGCATGCTTGGCATGACAGATAAGAAATATACTTTCCTTGTACATCCTGACTCAAACAAGACAATGATCAAAGAAGCGGTTGAGAAGATGTTTGACGGCGTTAAGGTTTCTAGAGTAAATACTATGAACCAGGATGGAAAGACAAGAAGAAGAGGAATGACAACAGGTAAGACTGCAAAAGTTAAGAAGGCTATTGTGTGGCTTACAGAGGATAGCAAAGAGATCGAGTTATTCCAGGGCTTATAAGCAACAAGAGTTTGCTTTCCCGATATGAAAATCGGGAAATATTATACGGCATCCTGCCGTGATAAAGTGCGTAGCACAAGAAGGAGAAATAAATGGGAATAAAGAAATATAGTCCATATACACCGTCTAGAAGAAATATGACAGGTTTGGACTTTAGCGTAATTACAAAGAGTACTCCTGAGAAGTCATTATTGGCACCAATTAAGAAGAACTCAGGAAGAAACAATCAGGGTAAAATAACAGTTAGACATCGTGGTGGCGGTGCAAAGAGAAAATACAGAATTATCGACTTTAAGAGAAACTCTAAGGACGGAGTTCCTGCAAAGGTTGTTGCTATAGAGTATGATCCAAATAGAACAGCAAATATTGCACTTATTTCATATGTAGATGGTGCAAAGGCTTATATACTTGCTCCTGAAGGTCTTCAGGTTGGAACTACAATTGTAAGTGGTTCAGGTGCAGAGGCTAGAGTTGGAAACTGTTTACCACTTGCAGAGATTCCTGTAGGTGCACAGATTCATAACATTGAGCTTTATCCCGGAAAGGGCGGACAGCTTGTTCGTTCAGCAGGAAATGTAGCACAGCTTATGGCGAAAGAAGGCAAGTATGCAACTCTTCGTCTTCCATCAGGTGAGATGAGAATGGTTCCAATCATTTGTAGAGCTACTATTGGTGTAGTTGGAAATGGTGAGCATTCACTTGTTAAGCTTGGTAAGGCGGGAAGAAAGCGCCATATGGGTATAAGACCTACAGTTCGTGGTTCTGTTATGAACCCTAATGACCATCCACACGGTGGTGGTGAAGGTAAAACCGGAATCGGTCGTCCGGGTCCATCTACTCCTTGGGGCAAGCCGGCTCTTGGTCTTAAGACTAGAAACAAGAAGAAACAGTCTAATAAGTTGATCATCAGAAGAAGAGATGGTAAGGCCGCTACTAAATAAAGGAGGAAAGATAAATGTCACGTTCACTTAAAAAAGGACCATTTGCAGATGCAAGTTTATTAAAGAAAGTTGATGCAATGAACAAGGCTGGCGATAAGAGTGTTATTAAAACATGGTCACGTCGTTCTACAATCTTCCCACAGATGGTAGGTCATACTATTGCTGTTCATGATGGAAGAAAACATGTTCCGGTATATATTACTGAGGATATGGTAGGACATAAGCTTGGTGAGTTTGTTGCTACAAGAACTTATAGAGGACATAAAGCTGACGATAAGAAAGCTTCAAGATAAGAGAGGGTTGAAAGGAGGTTTTTTAAATGGCAAAAGGACATAGATCCCAGATTAAAAGAGAAAGAAATGCAGTTAAGGACACCAGACCATCAGCTAAGCTCTCATATGCCAGAGTACCTGTTCAGAAAGCATGTTTCGTGCTTGATGCGATCAGAGGAAAGAATGTTGGTGAGGCTTTGGGTATTCTTATGTATAGCCCAAGATATGCGTCAAGTGTTATCAAGAAATTAGTAGAGTCAGCAGTTGCTAATGCTGAGAACAATAATAATTTAGATCCTTCTAAATTGTATATTGCAGAATGTTATGCAAGTGATGGCCCTATAATGAAGAGAATTAAGCCTAGAGCACAGGGTAGAGCTTATCGTATCGAGAAGAGAATGAGCCATATCACAGTGGTCTTAGATGAAAGATAGGAGGAGACGCGAAAATGGGACAGAAAGTTAATCCACATGGACTTAGAGTCGGTGTTATAAAAGACTGGAGCTCCAGATGGTACGCTGATAAGGATTTTGCTGATTGTTTAGTAGAAGACTACAATATCAGAAAGTTCTTAAAGAACAAGCTTTATTCAGCTAGCGTATCAGATATTGAAATCGAGCGTGCTTCAGACAGAGTTAGAATAATACTTCATACAGCTAGACCGGGTGTTGTTATCGGTAAGCAGGGTGCTGAAGTTGAAAAGTTAAAGAAGGAAGTATCAAAGTTTACAGATAAGAAGGTATTCATTGATATCAAAGAAATCAAGAGACCGGATAGAGATGCTCAGCTTGTAGCAGAGAATATTGCAGCACAGCTTGAGAATCGTATATCATTCCGTAGAGCAATGAAGTCAACAATGTCAAGAAGTATGAAGGCAGGAGTACTTGGTATCAAGGCAAGCTGTTCAGGACGTCTTGGTGGTGCTGATATGGCTCGTACAGAGTTCTATTCAGAGGGTACAATTCCTCTTCAGACATTAAGAGCTGACATTCAGTATGGTTTTGCCGAGGCAAATACAACATACGGTAAAGTTGGTGTTAAGGTTTGGATATATACCGGTGAGGTGCTTCCTCAGAAGAAAACACAGGAAGGGAGCGTAAAATAATATGTTAATGCCTAAGAGAGTAAAGCGTAGAAAACAGTTTAGAGGTTCTATGGCTGGAAAGGCCCTAAGAGGCAATAAGATCACTTATGGTGAGTATGGTTTAGTGTCCCTTGATCCTTGTTGGATAAAGTCAAACCAGATAGAGGCTGCCAGAGTCGCTATGACTCGTTATATTAAGCGTGGTGGTAAAGTTTGGATAAAGATTTTCCCTGATAAGCCTGTTACAGCAAAACCTGCTGAGACAAGAATGGGTTCAGGAAAGGGATCTACAGAATATTGGGTAGCTGTTGTAAAGCCGGGTCGTGTACTATTTGAGATTGCAGGCGTATCTGAAGAGGTTGCTAGAGAGGCTCTTCGTCTTGCTATGCATAAGCTTCCTTGCAGATGTAAGATAGTTTCAAAGGCTGATTTGGAAGGCGGTGAAACAAGTGAAAACTAATAAATATGTAAATGAATTAAAATCTAAAAGCTTAGAACAGTTGAATGAAGAATTGGTTTCCGCAAAGAAGGAACTTTTCAACCTTAGATTCCAAAATGCAACCAGCCAGTTGGATAACACTTCAAGAATTAAGGAAGTTCGTAGAAACATTGCCAGAATTCAGACAGTTATCACTGAGAATGCAAAATTGGCATAAGATAAAGGAGATAAACCGTGGAGAGAAATCTTAGAAAAACCCGTATCGGCAAGGTTGTTAGCGATAAGATGGATAAGACAATCACTGTTGCAATCGAGGACCATGTAAAGCATCCACTTTATGGCAAGATTGTAAAGAAGACTGTTAAATTCAAAGCACATGATGAGAAGAATGAATGTAACATTGGCGATACTGTAAAAATTATGGAAACAAGACCTCTTTCAAAAGATAAGAGATGGAGACTTGTACAGATAATTGAGAAGGCAAAATAATTAGGTAGGAAGGAGTATCCGGCATGATTCAGCAGGAAACAAGATTGAAGGTGGCCGATAACACTGGAGCAAAAGAATTGCTTACAATTCGTGTTATGGGTGGTTCAACTAGAAGATATGCTCATATCGGCGATATAATCGTCGCTACCGTTAAAGATGCAACACCTGGCGGTGTTGTAAAGAAAGGTGATGTTGTTAAGGCTGTTGTAGTAAGAACAGTTAATAGCACACGCCGTAAAGACGGTTCATACATCAGATTCGATGAAAACGCAGCAGTTATAATCAAGGATGACAAGACTCCAAGAGGTACTCGTATCTTTGGACCGGTTGCAAGAGAACTTCGTGAGAAGCATTTCATGAAAATTGTATCTCTCGCACCTGAAGTATTATAAGGAGGTCTAGCGTGCATAAAATCAAAAGAGACGATATGGTTAAGATCATATCTGGAAAAGATAGAGGCAAGACAGGTAAAGTATTAAAGGTTGATACTAAGAAGAATAGAGTAATAGTTGAAGGCTGTAATATAATTACAAAGCATACAAAACCTAGTATGGCTAACCAGAATGGTGGTATTGTAACTACAGAGGGAACTATTGATATATCAAATGTAATGTTAGTTGTTGATGGTCAGGCTACAAGAGTTGGGTTTGAAGTAAAAGACGGCAAGAAAGTTCGTGTAGCTAAGAAGACCGGCAAGGCTATTGACTAATTGGAAAGGAGGAAAACATGACAAGATTAAGGGACACATATGAGAACGAGATCGTTGCTAAGATGATCGAAAAGTTTGGATATAAGAATCCTATGCAAGTACCAAAGCTTGATAAGATCGTTATCAATATGGCTGTTGGTGAGGCAAAAGACAATGCAAAAGTATTAGACGCTGCAGTTAGAGATCTTGAAATTATCTCCGGACAAAAGGCGGTAGTTACTAAGGCAAAGAAATCAGTTGCTAACTTTAAGCTTAGAGAGGGTATGCCTATCGGTTGTAAGGTAACTCTTCGTGGTTCAAAGATGTATGAGTTTGCTGACAGACTTATAAATCTTGCTCTTCCTAGAGTGCGTGACTTTAGAGGTGTAAATCCTAATGCATTTGATGGTAGAGGAAACTATGCTCTTGGAGTTAAGGAACAGCTTATCTTCCCTGAGATAGAGTATGATAAGATTGATAAGGTGCGTGGTATGGACGTTATATTCGTTACTACAGCAAACACCGATGAAGAAGCTAGAGAACTTTTGACATTATTCAATATGCCATTTTTCAAATAATTTAGGAGGAAGATTTCATGGCAAAGACTTCAATGAAGATTAAGCAGGCTAGACCGGCAAAATTCTCTACAAGAGAATATAGCAGATGTAAAATCTGTGGTCGTCCACATGCTTATCTTAAAAAGTATGGTATCTGTAGAATTTGCTTCCGTGAATTGGCTTATAAGGGTCAAATTCCAGGAGTTAAGAAAGCCAGCTGGTAGGCATTGAACACTTAACGAACGCAAGCAAAGCGAAGCGTGAGTTTAGTGTGAAAGCCCGTCCCGAGCCTTAGTGAAAACGAGCGAAGCGAAGTTTGAACTTAGTCGAGTGGACGCCACCCGGCACACATATGTATGCAGATGTCGAGTGGAAGCATTTATCAAAAAGCTTAATTGAAGCAAAAAAAGTAGTAATCAGATACATTTAAAATAAACAGGAGGAAAAAATTCCATGACAATGAGCGATCCAATTGCAGATATGCTTACTAGAATCAGAAATGCAAATACTGCAAAACATGACTCAGTTGATATTCCTTCCTCAAAGATGAAAATAGCAATAGCTAACATACTTGTAGAAGAAGGTTATGTAGAGAAGTACGAACTTGTTGACAATGGTAACTTCAAGGATATCAGAATATTCTTAAAGTATACAGCTAACAAGAGCGAGAGAATAATAAGTGGATTGAAGAGAATTTCAAAGCCAGGTTTGCGTATATATGCAAGCAGAGAAGAGCTTCCAAGAGTTCTTGGTGGTCTTGGAACAGCTATCATTTCAACAAATAATGGTGTTATCACAGACAAAGAAGCAAGAAAGCTTAATGTAGGTGGAGAAGTATTAGCTTTCGTTTGGTAGTCACCACGCACTTAATGAGCACAAACGAAGTGCAGTGCGAATTTAGTACGAAAGCCCGTCCCGAAATATTGAACACTTAGTGTGAAAGTCGTTCACGACACTCAGCGAAAACGAAGTTTGAGCGCTAGTGGAGTCGAACCCACCCGGCAAATGTATGTTTGCCGATGTCGAGTGGATACAATAAATATAAATTAAGTTTCAACTCTAATAGCAGTAGTCATAAAGAATATTCTTTATTGGCTGCCTATTAGAAGAGATAAAACCTGAAAACATGAGTGAAAACTCACGACAAATTTAAGGAGGAAGACGGCATGTCACGAATTGGAAGAATGCCTATCGCAATTCCGGCAGGAGTAACTGTTACAATTGCAGAAAATAATCATGTGACTGTAAAAGGTCCTAAGGGTACACTTGAGAGAGCACTACCTGTAGAAATGACTATTAAGCAGGAAGGTGATGATATTGTAGTAACTAGACCAAATGACTTAAAGAAGAATAAGGCATTACACGGTCTCACAAGAACTCTTATACATAACATGGTAGTAGGTGTAACCGAAGGCTATGAGAAGGTACTTGAGGTAAATGGTGTTGGTTATAGAGCAGCAAAGCAAGGAAACAAGCTTGTGCTTTCACTTGGATATTCACATCCTGTAGAGATGGAAGATCCAGAGGGTATCACATCTGTTCTTGACGGACAGAATATAATCAAGATTCAGGGTATTGACAAGGAAAAGGTTGGTCAGTATGCTGCTGAGATAAGAGACAAGAGAAAGCCTGAGCCATATAAGGGCAAGGGTATCAAATACTCTACTGAAGTTATCAGACGTAAAGTCGGTAAGACCGGTAAGAAATAATAGGAGGGTAAGTAAATGGTTAGCAAAAAATCAAAAAGCGATCTTAGACTTAAGAAGCATTATAGATTACGTAATCGTCTCAGCGGAACAGCTCAGAGACCACGCCTTGCTGTATTTAGAAGCAACAACCATATGTACGCTCAGATTATTGACGACACAGTGGGAAATACAGTAGTAAGTGCATCAACTCTTGAGAAGAGTGCAAGAGAGGAACTTTCAAAGACAAATGATGTAGAGGCTGCAGCATATGTTGGAACTCTTATTGCAAAGAGAGCACTTGAGAAGGGTATAGACAAAGTTGTATTTGATAGAGGCGGATTTATCTATCAAGGTAAGGTTGCTGCATTGGCTGAAGCTGCCCGTGAAGCAGGATTACAATTCTAATAGGAGGAGAAACATACATGAAGAGACAAATCATCGATCCAAGCAAATTGGAGTTAAATGACAGAGTCGTAAATATCAAGCGTGTATCCAAAACCGTAAAGGGTGGACGTACAATGAAGTTTTCTGCTCTTGTTGTTGTTGGTGACGGTAATGGTCATGTTGGTATCGGTCTTGGAAAAGCAGGAGAGGTGCCGGAGGCTATCCGTAAGGGAAAAGAAGCTGCAACTAAGTCATTAGTTGAGGTTAGAATAGATGAGAATTTCAGTGTACCACATGATTACACTGGAAAATTTGGAAGTGCAAGTGTTCTTTTAAAGAGAGCACCTGAAGGTACAGGTATTATCGCCGGTGGTCCGGCACGTGCGGTACTGGAGCTTGCCGGATATAAGAATATCCGTTCAAAGTCTTTAGGTTCAAATAACAAGACAAATGTATGTCTTGCTACACTTGCAGGTTTAGCAGCACTTAAGACACCTGAAGAGATTGCAAAGCTTCGTGGTAAGTCAGTCGAAGAAATATTAGCATAATAGGAGGAAAATATGGCAAAGTTAAAAATTACATTGGTTAAATCCCCTATCGGTGCTATTCCAAAGCAGAAAGCAACTGTAGAGGCACTTGGTTTAAGAAAATTGAACAAGACAGTGGAAATGCCGGATAATGATGCTATAAGAGGTATGATTTGGCATGTAAGACATCTTGTAAAAGTTGAAGAAGTCTAAAGAAGGAGGTGTAGTTATGGATTTATCTAATTTACAGCCTGCATTAGGCTCAAAGCATAGCGATAATTTCAGACGTGGCCGTGGACATGGTTCAGGTAATGGTAAGACAGCCGGTAAGGGTCACAAGGGTCAGAAAGCTCGTTCAGGTGCTACAAGACCTGGATTTGAGGGTGGTCAGATGCCTTTATATAGACGTATTCCTAAGAGAGGATTTACAAATCGTAACTCTAAGGATATCGTTGCAGTAAACATTTCTGTTCTTGATCGTCTTGAGGATGGTACTTTAGTTACTCCTGATACATTAGTAGCAGCAGGAATTATCAAAAATACAAGAGATGGAGTTAAACTCTTAGGTAATGGTTCATTAACAAAGAAGTTCAATATAAAGTATATTGCTGTTAGTGAAAGTGCAAAAGCTAAGATTGAAGCCGCAGGCGGAACTTGTGAGGTGATCTAATGCTCACAACACTCCGTAATGCATTTAAGGTGAAGGATGTAAGAAAGAAACTTCTGTACACATTTATGATGCTGGTAGTTATTCGCTTTGGCAGTAATTTACCTATACCGGGTGTAAACACAACTTTTTTTAAGAATCTTTTTGCAAAGCAATCAGGCGATGCGTTTGGATTTTTTAATGCAATAACTGGTGGTTCTTTTGAAAATATGAGTGTACTTGCACTGAGTATCACTCCATATATTACAAGTTCTATTATAATCCAGCTTTTAACAATAGCGATTCCGGCACTTGAGGAATTGCAGCAGGATGGCGAAGATGGCAGAAAAAAGATAGTCGAATATACAAGATATTTGACTATCGCACTAGCCCTCTTACAATCTTCAGCTATGGCAATAGGATTTGGCAAACAGGACCTTCTACTTCATTATACAATAAAGAGTGTAGTTGTAACTATATTTACAATGACAGCAGGTAGTGCATTTTTGATGTGGATTGGAGAAAGAATAACAGAGAATGGAGTAGGGAATGGTATTTCCATAGTTCTTTTGTTAAATATACTTTCATCATTACCAAATGATTTCAAGAATCTGTATGAGAGATTCTTAAAAGATCAGACAGTAGCTAGAATGGTAGTTGCTGCAGTTATTATATTGGCATTTATAATTATAATGGTAATATTTACTATTATATTACAGGATGCCGAAAGAAGAATTCCTGTACAATATTCATCCAAAACGCAGGGTAGAAGAAGTGTGGGCGGAACATCATCTCATATTCCTTTAAAGGTAAATACTGCAGGTGTTATTCCGGTAATATTTGCTTCTTCAATATTCTCTACTCCTATAGTTATTGGCCAATTCTTACAAATAAATAATGGCTCAATAGTAGGTGAGATATTGACATATATGAATTCATCAATGTGGTTTAAGCCTGAGGCACCGAAGTATTCTATTGGACTGATAGTTTATATCATATTGATTGTCTTATTTGCTTACTTTTATACATCAATTACTTTTAACCCACTTGAGGTAGCTAATAATATGAAAAAATCAGGTGGTTTTGTTCCGGGTATCAGACCGGGTAAGCCAACAAGTGATTATTTCTCAAAGATTTTAAGTCACATCATAATTATAGGTGCAACAGGCCTTATAATCGTTTGTATTATACCTATAATAATTTCAGGATTGTTCAATATCAGTAGACTTTCATTTACCGGAACATCCTTGATCATCATTGTTGGTGTTGTACTTGAGACAATAAAAGCAATTGAATCACAAATGCTTGTAAGAAATTACAGAGGATTCTTATTAGACTAATCATCTTACGAAAAACCACTGGGGAAATTCTTCAGGGGTTTTTCGTGGTTACTAATGAAATTTAGGGGGTAAAACCATGAAGATTATTATGTTAGGTGCACCGGGTGCCGGAAAAGGTACACAGGCAAAGAGAATTGCAAACAAGTATAATATACCACATATATCTACAGGTGATATATTTAGAGCTAATATAAAAGAAAAAACTGAGCTTGGAAATAAAGCAAAAGAGTATATGGACAAAGGTGAGCTGGTTCCTGATGATATTACTATCGGAATGCTTTTGGATAGAATACATAAGGATGATTGTAAGAACGGATTTGTACTTGACGGTTTTCCTAGAACAATTCCACAGGCAAAATCTTTGACTAATGCTTTATCAGAGCTTGGTGAAAAAATAGATTATGCTATAAATGTAGATGTACCTGACGAATCAATCATCAGTAGAATGAGCGGTAGAAGAGCCTGTCTAAATTGTGGAAACACATATCATATAATGTATTCTGCACCAAAGACGGAAAATGTATGTGATAATTGTGGAAATGAACTTGTTATTAGGGATGATGATAAGCCTGAAACTGTTAAGAAAAGACTTGAGGTGTATCATGATCAGACACAGCCTTTGATTGATTACTATGATAATGAGAAAATACTCGCATCAGTAGACGGTACAAAGGATATGGAAGAAGTATTCCTGGATATTATTGCAGTTTTGGAATAGATTGTGAGGGGAAAATGGCAGTAACAATAAAGTCTGAGAGGGAAATACAATTAATGAGAGAGGCCGGAATAATACTGGCAAAGACTCATGAAGAATTGGAAAAAGCATTACATGCAGGTATGACTACATATCAGGTAAATAAGCTTGGAGATGAAATAATAAGATCATTTGGATGTGTTCCTTCATTTCTTAACTATAATGGATATCCTGCTTCAATATGTGTATCTGTAAATGAAGAGGTTGTACATGGTATTCCATCTAAGAAAAGAATCTTAAAAGATGGAGATGTCGTGAGCTTGGATGCAGGTGTTATTTGGAAAGGATATCATTCAGACGCTGCCAGAACCCATATAATAGGCGAAGGAAGCGATAAGGCAAAAGAACTTGTAAAGGTTACAAGAGAGTGCTTTTATGAGGGAATTAAGTATGCTATTGCAGGAAATCATTTAAATGATATATGCAAAGCCATAGGAGCGTATGCAAAGGAAAGAGGATATGGCGTAGTAAGGGATTTAGTAGGACATGGTATTGGTACACATCTTCACGAAGACCCTGAAGTTCCAAACTTTGATATGAAAAGAGGTGGAATTAAACTACAGCCTGGTATGACCCTTGCAATAGAGCCTATGATTACGGCAGGAAGA is a window from the Lachnoanaerobaculum umeaense genome containing:
- the rpmD gene encoding 50S ribosomal protein L30, with the translated sequence MAKLKITLVKSPIGAIPKQKATVEALGLRKLNKTVEMPDNDAIRGMIWHVRHLVKVEEV
- the rpsE gene encoding 30S ribosomal protein S5; the protein is MKRQIIDPSKLELNDRVVNIKRVSKTVKGGRTMKFSALVVVGDGNGHVGIGLGKAGEVPEAIRKGKEAATKSLVEVRIDENFSVPHDYTGKFGSASVLLKRAPEGTGIIAGGPARAVLELAGYKNIRSKSLGSNNKTNVCLATLAGLAALKTPEEIAKLRGKSVEEILA
- the map gene encoding type I methionyl aminopeptidase; this encodes MAVTIKSEREIQLMREAGIILAKTHEELEKALHAGMTTYQVNKLGDEIIRSFGCVPSFLNYNGYPASICVSVNEEVVHGIPSKKRILKDGDVVSLDAGVIWKGYHSDAARTHIIGEGSDKAKELVKVTRECFYEGIKYAIAGNHLNDICKAIGAYAKERGYGVVRDLVGHGIGTHLHEDPEVPNFDMKRGGIKLQPGMTLAIEPMITAGRDEVVWLDDDWTVVTDDNSLAAHYENTILITEGEPEILSLRKL
- the rplR gene encoding 50S ribosomal protein L18, with amino-acid sequence MVSKKSKSDLRLKKHYRLRNRLSGTAQRPRLAVFRSNNHMYAQIIDDTVGNTVVSASTLEKSAREELSKTNDVEAAAYVGTLIAKRALEKGIDKVVFDRGGFIYQGKVAALAEAAREAGLQF
- the rplF gene encoding 50S ribosomal protein L6, producing the protein MSRIGRMPIAIPAGVTVTIAENNHVTVKGPKGTLERALPVEMTIKQEGDDIVVTRPNDLKKNKALHGLTRTLIHNMVVGVTEGYEKVLEVNGVGYRAAKQGNKLVLSLGYSHPVEMEDPEGITSVLDGQNIIKIQGIDKEKVGQYAAEIRDKRKPEPYKGKGIKYSTEVIRRKVGKTGKK
- the rplO gene encoding 50S ribosomal protein L15, with product MDLSNLQPALGSKHSDNFRRGRGHGSGNGKTAGKGHKGQKARSGATRPGFEGGQMPLYRRIPKRGFTNRNSKDIVAVNISVLDRLEDGTLVTPDTLVAAGIIKNTRDGVKLLGNGSLTKKFNIKYIAVSESAKAKIEAAGGTCEVI
- a CDS encoding adenylate kinase, yielding MKIIMLGAPGAGKGTQAKRIANKYNIPHISTGDIFRANIKEKTELGNKAKEYMDKGELVPDDITIGMLLDRIHKDDCKNGFVLDGFPRTIPQAKSLTNALSELGEKIDYAINVDVPDESIISRMSGRRACLNCGNTYHIMYSAPKTENVCDNCGNELVIRDDDKPETVKKRLEVYHDQTQPLIDYYDNEKILASVDGTKDMEEVFLDIIAVLE
- the secY gene encoding preprotein translocase subunit SecY; translation: MLTTLRNAFKVKDVRKKLLYTFMMLVVIRFGSNLPIPGVNTTFFKNLFAKQSGDAFGFFNAITGGSFENMSVLALSITPYITSSIIIQLLTIAIPALEELQQDGEDGRKKIVEYTRYLTIALALLQSSAMAIGFGKQDLLLHYTIKSVVVTIFTMTAGSAFLMWIGERITENGVGNGISIVLLLNILSSLPNDFKNLYERFLKDQTVARMVVAAVIILAFIIIMVIFTIILQDAERRIPVQYSSKTQGRRSVGGTSSHIPLKVNTAGVIPVIFASSIFSTPIVIGQFLQINNGSIVGEILTYMNSSMWFKPEAPKYSIGLIVYIILIVLFAYFYTSITFNPLEVANNMKKSGGFVPGIRPGKPTSDYFSKILSHIIIIGATGLIIVCIIPIIISGLFNISRLSFTGTSLIIIVGVVLETIKAIESQMLVRNYRGFLLD